The following coding sequences are from one Enterococcus sp. 4G2_DIV0659 window:
- a CDS encoding DUF916 and DUF3324 domain-containing protein yields MKQRLVYFSLFLILIMWMFPSAPIYAQDSDSAGGVAGFTYESIKPDNQRSEEGYFDLRMSPSQKQTVQVRIMNPADKEIELTVKLNGVKTNANGVLEYGPNLIENDESLKFDFTDIVKAPETIKIPAKGETRLDIDISMPETSFDGLIAGGIQLQKKDTETQNKTKGAGIINKYAYLLGMVLSETDVVVEPELKFNKVYPELNNYRNTFFVNFSNIKANYLENMTTDVQIMGEKSDKVLYETKKTGMRMGPNTKINFPVSMDGDKVVPGNYRAHILVTSGAKKWEWNETFKITDEEADKLNQEDVNMLETQTVNWKFVGILVGSILVGSLLLFFVIRFIVSKKKKSSKKKQVPRKHKER; encoded by the coding sequence ATGAAACAACGTTTAGTCTATTTTAGTCTATTTTTAATTTTAATTATGTGGATGTTTCCATCTGCACCAATCTATGCACAGGACTCCGATTCTGCTGGAGGAGTAGCTGGTTTTACCTATGAATCAATTAAGCCTGACAATCAAAGAAGTGAAGAAGGGTATTTTGATTTAAGAATGAGCCCAAGTCAAAAACAAACGGTTCAAGTGCGAATCATGAACCCAGCAGATAAAGAAATTGAACTTACAGTAAAATTGAATGGTGTTAAAACAAATGCTAATGGTGTACTTGAATATGGACCAAACCTAATTGAAAATGACGAGTCATTAAAATTTGATTTTACGGATATTGTAAAAGCACCAGAAACAATAAAAATCCCTGCCAAAGGAGAAACACGTTTAGATATTGATATTTCGATGCCGGAAACCAGTTTTGATGGCCTAATTGCTGGCGGTATACAATTACAAAAAAAGGACACAGAAACGCAGAATAAAACAAAAGGTGCAGGAATTATTAATAAATATGCTTATTTATTAGGAATGGTCCTATCAGAAACCGATGTTGTTGTGGAACCAGAATTAAAATTTAATAAAGTCTATCCAGAATTAAATAACTATCGAAATACATTTTTTGTAAATTTCTCTAATATTAAAGCGAATTATTTAGAGAATATGACAACAGACGTTCAAATCATGGGTGAAAAAAGCGATAAGGTTTTGTATGAAACCAAAAAAACTGGAATGCGTATGGGTCCAAATACAAAAATTAATTTTCCAGTTAGTATGGATGGTGACAAAGTAGTCCCTGGTAACTATCGGGCACATATCCTTGTCACATCAGGTGCTAAAAAATGGGAATGGAATGAAACCTTTAAAATCACCGATGAAGAAGCAGATAAACTGAATCAAGAAGATGTAAATATGCTAGAGACACAAACCGTTAATTGGAAATTCGTTGGGATTCTTGTAGGAAGTATTTTAGTTGGTTCCTTGCTCTTATTTTTTGTTATTCGGTTTATTGTAAGTAAGAAGAAAAAATCTTCCAAGAAAAAACAAGTTCCTAGAAAGCACAAAGAAAGATGA